A genomic window from Candidatus Lokiarchaeota archaeon includes:
- the tuf gene encoding elongation factor 1-alpha: EKEPPTVAASYTGQVMVIQHPTAITVGYTPVIHTHTAQVACRFDELLQKLDQRSGQVTEENPDYVKKGESMIAKLVPLKPMVIEPYKEIPQLGRFAVRDMGMTVAVGVVQKVEPRKLPAEKKG; the protein is encoded by the coding sequence CGAAAAGGAACCTCCTACAGTTGCTGCTAGTTATACCGGTCAGGTCATGGTTATCCAACATCCAACAGCAATTACTGTTGGCTATACGCCAGTTATTCATACCCACACTGCTCAGGTTGCCTGTAGATTTGATGAACTCCTACAGAAGCTTGATCAGCGCTCTGGCCAAGTAACTGAAGAGAATCCTGACTACGTTAAAAAGGGCGAATCGATGATTGCCAAGCTCGTACCACTCAAACCAATGGTTATCGAGCCGTACAAGGAGATTCCTCAACTCGGACGCTTTGCTGTACGTGACATGGGCATGACAGTTGCCGTCGGTGTTGTACAAAAAGTCGAGCCTCGAAAGCTTCCAGCTGAGAAGAAAGGCTAG